The DNA region GATCTTCGGCGTCGAGGTCCGACCGTCCGCCGAGACGGCCGACGAGATCTACGACCACCTCGCCGAGCGGCTCACCCAGGACGCCTACCGGCCACGGGCCCTGTTCACGCGGTTCGACATCGCGCTGCTGGCCACCACCGACGACCCGTGCGACGACCTGTCCGCGCACGCCGCGCTGGTCGCGGACCCGACCTGGTCGGGACGTGTCATCCCGACCTTCCGACCTGACCGCTACCTCGAGGCCGCCGATGCCGGCTGGCCCGCTGCGATCGCCCGCCTCGGCGAGGTGTCCGGCATCGACACCGGGACGTATCCGGGCTGGGTGGCCGCGATGGAGGCGCGTCGACGCTACTTCGTCGAGCACGGTGCCGTGTCCGCCGATCATGCGCACACCGACGCGGGCACCGAGCCGCTCGAGCCGGCGCAGGCCGACCGGGTCCACCGGGCTGCACTGAGCGGTACGGCGACCCCGCTCGAGGCGGTGGCCCTGCGCCGCCACATGCTGCTCGAGATGGCGCGGATGTCGACCCAGGACGGTCTGACGATGACGCTGCACGTCGGGGTGCGCCGCGGTCACCACGGGCCGTCGGCGGCGAGGTTCGGGCCGGACACCGGGCACGACATCCCGCTGCGCACCGACTTCACGGACCCGCTGCGGCCGCTGCTCGAGCGGTACGGCACGCACCCGAACCTCCACCTGGTGCTCTTCACGCTCGACGAGACGGCGTTCTCCCGCGAGCTGGCGCCGTTGGCCGGCTTCTACCCCTCGGTGTACATCGGTGCGCCGTGGTGGTTCCTGGACGCGCCGGACGCCGTCCGCCGTTGGCGCTCGGCCGTCACGGAGACCGCCGGCTTCTCGCGGACGTCCGGCTTCATCGACGACACCCGGGCGTTCTGCTCGATCCCGGCCCGGCACGACATGGCGCGTCGGCTCGACAGCGGCCACCTCGCCCAGCTCGTCGCCGAGCACCGGCTCGACGAGGACGAGGCCCACGCCGCCGCGGTCGACCTGGTGACCGGTCGCCCGACGAAGGTCTTCAAGCTGTGAGCGAGCTCCGCAGGGATGCCGCCCCGCCGCCCGTCCGGCACGTCCACCTCGGGCTGGGCAACTTCTTCCGCGCCCACCAGGCCTGGTACACCGACCATGCGCCCGACGCGTCCGACTGGGGGATCGCGGCCTTCAACAGCCGCCCGTCGGCGCGGTCCGACGCCGTCGCGGCGGCGCTCAAGGCCCAGGACGGCCTCTACACCGTCGTCACCCGGGGCAGCGCAGGCGACACGTTCGAGGTGGTTCGGAGCATCGCCCAGGTGCACACCGCCGACGAGTGGGACGCCTGGCTCGGCTACCTGACCGACCCACGGGTCCAGGTGATCACGACGACCGTCACCGAGGCCGGCTACGAGCGCAGCGCCGACGGTGACCTCGACGTCGACCTGCCGGCCGTGCGCGCCGACCTCGCCACGCTGCGCAACGACCCGACGGCCGCCGTCGTGACGGTTCCCGCGCGTCTGGTCGCGGGTCTTGCCGCACGCCGTGCGGCGGGTGCGGGGCCGCTGACGATCGTGCCCTGTGACAACCTGCCGGACAACGGTGCGGCGGTCGCGCGGGTCGTGGCCGGCCTCGCTCGGCTGGTCGACCCGTCGCTGGCCGACTGGATCGCGGGCACCGTGGCGTACGCGACGACGATGGTGGACCGGATCACCCCGGAGGCCACCGACCAGGACCGCGCCGACGCGCAGGCCGCGACCGGTGTCCACGACCGCTCGCTGGTCGTGACCGAACCCTTCACGGAGTGGGTGATCAGCGGCGAGTTCGCTGTCGGCCGGCCGCACTGGCAGGACGCCGGGGCGACCTTCACCGACGACGTCGCGCCGTTCGAGGAACGCAAGCTCTGGCTGCTCAACGGGGCCCACTCGTTGCTGGCGTACGCCGGGTCGATCCGTGGTCATGTGACAGTCGCCGACACCATGCGCGACGAGCGCTGCCTGGCCTGGCTCGAGGCGTGGTGGGACGCCGCATCGCGGCACCTGACCGTGCCGACCGTCGAGATCGATGCGTACCGCGCTGCGCTGACCGAGCGGTTCGCGAACCCGCGGATGCGGCACCGCCTCGACCAGATCGCCTGGGACGGTTCCCAGAAGCTGCCGATCCGGGTCCTGCCGACGCTGCGCCGGGAACGGGCCGCCGGGCGGCTCCCGGCCGGCGCGACGCTGGCGGTCGCCGCCTGGGTCTGCCATCTGCGCGGGTTCGGCGCCACTGTCACCGACACCCGGGCGGCCGAGCTCGTCCCGCTGGCCGCCGGATCGTTGCCCGACGCCGTGCGCCGCGTGCTCACGACGCTGGCCCCCGACCTCGCCGCGGACGAGGCAGTCGTCGCGGCCGTCATCGATCAGGCCCGGGAGCTCGCCGAGCCCTAGGACCGGTAGGGGTCAGCACGCCCGAGGGGTCAGGGGGCCAGGAGGTCCCGGTCCGGTTCGGGGGCTTCGTCTGGCGCACCGTGGTACCGCTGCGCGGATGCCTCGGGCTGGGTGCTGTCGCCCTGAGACAGGACGGCCAGGACCGCGGCCTTCATGGCCGCGCTGGACCGACCGCCCCGGGAACCGGTGGCGGCCTTGATCAGAGCGTCGGAGAGGTCGTGGACCTGCATGTCCTGGCGGCGGGCGGCGTGCTTCACCAGCTGACCAGCCTGTTCGGCGTCGCACCCGTGGGTGGCCATGACCAGGCCTCTCGCCTGGTCGATCCGCGCCTCGCCGTCGGCCGTGGCTCGTCGGCGTGCGACGTCCTCCTCGAGCTCGAGCGACCCTGAGGGCGCCGTCGTCGAGAGCGCTGCGCCCTCGGCGTGCTGCCGGTCCAGGTCGGCGTGATCCCACGCGTACGCGGCATCGGACCGCCTGGCCCACGCATCGTTGACGACGTGGAAGCTCGTCTGCAGGCCGGTGAGCCGGAGCAGCTCGGCGACCCTCGGGGGAACGGCGCGCAGACGCAGTCGGCTCCCGAGGCGCGCCTCGGCCTCGAGCAGCGGCCGGAGCCCGGAGCAGTCCATGAACGTGACCCCGGACAGGTCGACGACGACCTGACTCGTCGGCTCCGCGGCGACCCGGGTCAACGCCCGACGCAGGGAGGGTGCGGACGCGATGTCGACCTCGCCCACGACGTAGACGATCCGCTGGCGCATGACCGTGCTCCGTGCCGAGTCCGTCGCGAAGGCCATGAGTCCCCATCTCCAGTGCGCGCCGGTGTCGACGTGCTGCCGGGTCTGGGGCAACACAACTGCGGAGATGGGCCGACGAAGCGGCCCATCCCTCACGAGGAATCTACGGCGTCGCCCTCCCGAGCACAATGGCGACCGACGAGTCCGGCGCCGCGCCTGTCGGTGCTCGGCGTCACGCGCCCAGCAGGACGCGGGCGTCGAGCGAGCCGTCCACCACGGCAGTCGCGACCGCGGTCAGGGTCAGGCCGTTGTGCCGGGCGTGGTCGCGCATCCGGCCGAAGGCCTTGTCCACGCTGATGTCTGCACGGGCGGCCAGGACTCCCTTGGCCTGCTCGATCAGGACCCGGCTGTGCAGTGCTGCCTGGAGCTGTTCGGACACGATCGTCTGCTCGCGGAGGTTCCGTTCGTGCAGCAGTCCGATGGTGGCCACGTCCGCCATCGCCTGCCCGATCGCGATGTCCTCGTCGCTCAGGTCGACAGGCTCGTCGGTGAAGAGGTTCAGAGCGCCGATGACCCGGCCGCGCAGGCGCATCGGCAGGGCGTGGGTACCGCCGAACCCGGCGGCCTCCGCCGCGGGCGTGAACACGGGCCACCGTTCGCGCGCGTCAGAGAGGTCGACGTTCGTCACGGCCCTTCCGGTCACGTAGCAGTCTCGACACGGACCTTCGGCGACCTGCAGCTCGAGGAGCTCGATCAAGCGCATTCTCTCGGTGGTGCTCGCCATCAGGCGCAGGTTCCCGCGTTCGTCGGCCAGCATCAGGCCCGCGGCGTCTGCTCTCAGCAGCTCGATGCAGCGCTCGGTGAGCGTCTGGAGGAGGTCGACCACGTCGAACTCCTCGACCAGGGTGTCTGCGAGCTCGACGAAGACTCGCGCCAGGCGCTGGGGTCCGTCCATCACTCCTCCTTTGCTCTCACCCGTTTGCTCGGGTTCTCGGGACTCAGGTTCTTGGTTCTCGGCGGCACCGGCTCCGCCAGTCAGTGCCCGTGGATGCGACCATCCTCGTCGCTCGTGAAACGCACGACCCCGGCGAGGACGTCACGGGCCATGGCGATGATCGGGCGCTCCGCCGCGAAGGATCGGGCCCTGAGCAGGACCAGTGCCTGGGCGAGCGACACGCCGACCTGGACCGCGATCATGCCGGTCGCCTGGTGCACCTCTGCGCGGTCCTCGATCACCCGGATCAGACCTGACTCAGAGCCGTCCGGGGAGTCCTGCGCCTGCAGGTGCAGCAGGATCGTCGTCGCGGCGTCGGCGAACGACAGTGCCTCGGTCAGCTCACCATCGGTCAGTGCCCCGGGGAGGTCGCGGTACAGATCCAGCACGCCGAGGCGAATGGCTCCCACCCGCAGGGGCAGAGCGAAGATCGCGCGGATCCCGGCATCCAGAGCGCCGGCGGAGAAGCCCGGCCAGCGCGCCGGACCCGACGTGGCCAGATCGGGTTGGAGCACGGGCCGCCCGGTCCGGGAGGACTCGACGCACGGACCTTCCCCGAGCGTGTACTGCAGCTCTTCCATCGTGGCTGCCGGACCGTCGGTGGACGCGACGGTCCCGGCCGGCCCGTTGTCCGTCATCAGCACCATGCCCACCCCCGTGACAGGCAGCGCCTGCGCGCACGCCCGGACCAGACGCTCGGGAAGGCTCGACATCGCGGGGGAGCCGTCCACGACCCCGGCCAGGATCTCAGCCACCCGCACCGAGGTCACGCCGATCACCCGCCTCACATCGTCCGCAGCACCGAGCGTAGTCGGGCCTGCGCGGAACCTCGGCGCGGGAGGGTCTGGTCCCGGTACCGGTACCGGTACCGGCAGGATTCGCCCGGACCGGCGGCGGCGACAGGGACAGCGGTCCCGCGTCAGGGAGACTGGAGCCGGAACCGCGCTCCCGACGAGCCGGACACGTCGAGCCATCAGGAGACCCCACATGTCGCAGCGGACCATCGTCATCACCGGCGCGAGCGACGGGATCGGGGCGGCGGCGGCGCGCAGCCTCAGCGAGGGCGGCGACCGCGTCGTCGTCGTCGGCCGTTCCCCGGAGAAGACGGCCGCTGTCGCGCGGGAGATCGGGGCCGACGCCTTCGTCGCGGACTTCGCGCGGCTCGACGACGTGCGGCGGCTCGCCGCGGAGCTCCTGGCGGCCTGCCCCCGGATCGACGTCCTGGCCAACAACGCCGGTGGCATCATGGGCGCGCGCGAGGAGACCGTGGACGGCCACGAGAAGACCTTCCAGGTCAACCACCTCGGCCCGTTCCTGCTGACCACCCTGCTGATGGACCGACTGCTCGACGGTGGGGCCCGGGTGCTCAACACCTCGAGCGCAGCCAACCGGATCTTCGGCCGGTTCGAGATCGACGACCTGGACGCCCGCACGAGGTATTCGCCGAACCGGGCGTACGGCAACGCCAAGCTGGCCAACATCCTGTTCACCACCGAGCTGAACCGGCGCCACGGGCTGCAGGGCATCGATGCCGCGGCCTTCCATCCGGGTGGTGTCGCGACCGGGTTCGCCGCGGGCTCGACCAGCCCGATGCGGTTCGTCTACCAGACCGCGCTCCGGCGGCTCCTCCTGTCGGCCGAGCAGGGCGCCGACACCTTGGTGTGGCTCGCGACGGCCCGTCCCGGTGCGGACTGGGTGCCCGGTGGCTACTACGCCAAGCGCGCGATCGCGAAGGCCAACCCGCAGGCCCGCGACGCCGACCTGGCCCGGGAGCTCTGGGAACGCAGCGCCCGGATGGTCACCGCCTGACGCGCCCCGACCCGCGCCGCACGGCAGGATGCGGGCCATGAAGCCCTCTGCGGACCGGCCCGCCCGGCGACGGCGCCAGATGATCGGCGACCTGCTCGTCATGGTGTGGGCGATCGGCTGGGTCTCGGTGACGGTCTGACGGCGGCGGGTGACCGGATGGCGACGGTGCGTACGGTCCTGAACGTGCGCCTGTCCTGAACGTGCGCCCGTCCTGAACGTGCGCCTGTCCTGATCGGCCCGGCGGATCCTGCAGCGTCATGGCGCGGTCCGCCGGGCCGCACCTGGACCTGGTGCGACCGGCCCGGTGCCTGCGTGGCGACAACTCGTGGCAACCCCCGCTCGGCGCGACGCGGGTCGTCGCGGCGTGGGTCTGCCACCTGCGTCGGCTCGGCGCCCCGGTCACCGACGCGCGGGCTGCCGAGCTCACGGCGCTGGCGGCCGGCGCGCTCCCCGAGGCCGTGCGGTCGGTCTCGGGGGCGCTCGACCCGGAGCTCGCGGACGACGACGTCGTGGTGGCAGCGATCCTCGGCCAGGTCGGTGAGCTCGCCGCCGACCGGGCGTCGGCGTCAGCCTGAACGGCGCGGTCCGGTCGACTCCCGGACCACCAGCTGGGCGGGCAGCATCGCCGGGCGGACGGGGCTCGGGTGCGCGCTGCCGCGCCGGCCGCCGGCGGAGACGAGCCCGAGGACGAGCTGCACGCCGACCGTCCCGAGTGCGCGCAGCGGGGCGGCGACCGTCGTCAGTGCGGGGGAGCAGAAGTCGGCGCCGAAGATGTTGTCGAACCCGATGACGCTCACGTCATGGGGGACCCGCACACCACCCAGGGACAGGCCGCGCATCAGGCCGATCGCCATCAGGTCGTTGTAGGCGACGACAGCCGTCGTCGGCGCCTGCGCGAGGTCACGCACCGCCGCGAAGCCGCCGCCGAGCGTCGGGGGGTACGGCCCGATCCGGTGCACACGCATCTCGAGCTCGTGGACCGCCTCGCGGATCGAGCGCCACCGCATCCCGTCCGCCCAGGACGCCTCCGGACCGGCGACGTACGTCACCGCCCGATGCCCCAGCTCACCGAGGTGCTCCACGGCCCGCCGCATCCCGCGCGGGTTGTCGCTCACCAGACTGGGCACGTCGGTCATCGGGCGGTTGAGGACCACCGTCGGCCGTTGCTTGGCAATCATCCGGATCGCGTTGTCCGACATCCGGGAGGTGGCCAGCACGATGGCGTCGACCATCGGGATGGCCCGGTCGATCGCCGCGCGCTCGTCGCTCGGCGACTCGTGCGTGTCGACCAGGAGGGTCACGTAGCCGGCATCGGCGGCGGCCGCCTCGACGCCGCGGATGATCTCGAAGAAGAAGGGGTTGGTCACGTCCGAGACGATCACGGCGAGCATCGACGTGCGGCCGGTGGGCAGCGCACGGGCGAGCGGGTTGGCCCGGTAGCCGAGGTCCGCCGCGATGGCCCGGATGCGTGCCGCGGTCTCCGCGTTGACCCGCCCCGGGCGGGAGAACGCACGCGAGACGGTGGACGGCGCCACCCCGGCGGCCGCG from Cellulomonas sp. KRMCY2 includes:
- a CDS encoding GAF and ANTAR domain-containing protein; its protein translation is MIGVTSVRVAEILAGVVDGSPAMSSLPERLVRACAQALPVTGVGMVLMTDNGPAGTVASTDGPAATMEELQYTLGEGPCVESSRTGRPVLQPDLATSGPARWPGFSAGALDAGIRAIFALPLRVGAIRLGVLDLYRDLPGALTDGELTEALSFADAATTILLHLQAQDSPDGSESGLIRVIEDRAEVHQATGMIAVQVGVSLAQALVLLRARSFAAERPIIAMARDVLAGVVRFTSDEDGRIHGH
- the uxaC gene encoding glucuronate isomerase; this translates as MPTTPSKTPVLAPHPDRLLPADPAVRDIARRLYRTVRELPIISPHGHVDPQMLLDDVPFRDPAQLFVTPDHYVTRLLHASGVPLEALGVGQGPLSEAAAREAWRLLCSHWQVFRGTPVRYWLESELAEIFGVEVRPSAETADEIYDHLAERLTQDAYRPRALFTRFDIALLATTDDPCDDLSAHAALVADPTWSGRVIPTFRPDRYLEAADAGWPAAIARLGEVSGIDTGTYPGWVAAMEARRRYFVEHGAVSADHAHTDAGTEPLEPAQADRVHRAALSGTATPLEAVALRRHMLLEMARMSTQDGLTMTLHVGVRRGHHGPSAARFGPDTGHDIPLRTDFTDPLRPLLERYGTHPNLHLVLFTLDETAFSRELAPLAGFYPSVYIGAPWWFLDAPDAVRRWRSAVTETAGFSRTSGFIDDTRAFCSIPARHDMARRLDSGHLAQLVAEHRLDEDEAHAAAVDLVTGRPTKVFKL
- a CDS encoding SDR family NAD(P)-dependent oxidoreductase, whose translation is MSQRTIVITGASDGIGAAAARSLSEGGDRVVVVGRSPEKTAAVAREIGADAFVADFARLDDVRRLAAELLAACPRIDVLANNAGGIMGAREETVDGHEKTFQVNHLGPFLLTTLLMDRLLDGGARVLNTSSAANRIFGRFEIDDLDARTRYSPNRAYGNAKLANILFTTELNRRHGLQGIDAAAFHPGGVATGFAAGSTSPMRFVYQTALRRLLLSAEQGADTLVWLATARPGADWVPGGYYAKRAIAKANPQARDADLARELWERSARMVTA
- a CDS encoding mannitol dehydrogenase family protein produces the protein MSELRRDAAPPPVRHVHLGLGNFFRAHQAWYTDHAPDASDWGIAAFNSRPSARSDAVAAALKAQDGLYTVVTRGSAGDTFEVVRSIAQVHTADEWDAWLGYLTDPRVQVITTTVTEAGYERSADGDLDVDLPAVRADLATLRNDPTAAVVTVPARLVAGLAARRAAGAGPLTIVPCDNLPDNGAAVARVVAGLARLVDPSLADWIAGTVAYATTMVDRITPEATDQDRADAQAATGVHDRSLVVTEPFTEWVISGEFAVGRPHWQDAGATFTDDVAPFEERKLWLLNGAHSLLAYAGSIRGHVTVADTMRDERCLAWLEAWWDAASRHLTVPTVEIDAYRAALTERFANPRMRHRLDQIAWDGSQKLPIRVLPTLRRERAAGRLPAGATLAVAAWVCHLRGFGATVTDTRAAELVPLAAGSLPDAVRRVLTTLAPDLAADEAVVAAVIDQARELAEP
- a CDS encoding LacI family DNA-binding transcriptional regulator — translated: MDEPEDGAVRRSPTIYDVAAAAGVAPSTVSRAFSRPGRVNAETAARIRAIAADLGYRANPLARALPTGRTSMLAVIVSDVTNPFFFEIIRGVEAAAADAGYVTLLVDTHESPSDERAAIDRAIPMVDAIVLATSRMSDNAIRMIAKQRPTVVLNRPMTDVPSLVSDNPRGMRRAVEHLGELGHRAVTYVAGPEASWADGMRWRSIREAVHELEMRVHRIGPYPPTLGGGFAAVRDLAQAPTTAVVAYNDLMAIGLMRGLSLGGVRVPHDVSVIGFDNIFGADFCSPALTTVAAPLRALGTVGVQLVLGLVSAGGRRGSAHPSPVRPAMLPAQLVVRESTGPRRSG
- a CDS encoding anti-sigma factor antagonist (This anti-anti-sigma factor, or anti-sigma factor antagonist, belongs to a family that includes characterized members SpoIIAA, RsbV, RsfA, and RsfB.), which gives rise to MAFATDSARSTVMRQRIVYVVGEVDIASAPSLRRALTRVAAEPTSQVVVDLSGVTFMDCSGLRPLLEAEARLGSRLRLRAVPPRVAELLRLTGLQTSFHVVNDAWARRSDAAYAWDHADLDRQHAEGAALSTTAPSGSLELEEDVARRRATADGEARIDQARGLVMATHGCDAEQAGQLVKHAARRQDMQVHDLSDALIKAATGSRGGRSSAAMKAAVLAVLSQGDSTQPEASAQRYHGAPDEAPEPDRDLLAP
- a CDS encoding GAF and ANTAR domain-containing protein, yielding MDGPQRLARVFVELADTLVEEFDVVDLLQTLTERCIELLRADAAGLMLADERGNLRLMASTTERMRLIELLELQVAEGPCRDCYVTGRAVTNVDLSDARERWPVFTPAAEAAGFGGTHALPMRLRGRVIGALNLFTDEPVDLSDEDIAIGQAMADVATIGLLHERNLREQTIVSEQLQAALHSRVLIEQAKGVLAARADISVDKAFGRMRDHARHNGLTLTAVATAVVDGSLDARVLLGA